Part of the Montipora foliosa isolate CH-2021 chromosome 13, ASM3666993v2, whole genome shotgun sequence genome is shown below.
TAAATgttatctaaagcatagtgtttagtcctatggttagcatttttgtaaaggtttgggttgttttagctatggtacccttcaccccctacccccctACCCCCTGTGTGCAGAATAGACATCCTGATTGATGGATGTACTCAAACAATAGAAACCTCAAAATTAACAATGCCAAGTATCTTTAGTCACTTAGGCGATAAATTATAAGTGATTGATTTCCctaaaaatatgaaaattacCAAGCATGTGCACCTTCCAATTTATGCTGAATTACCGGTACATTAATCTCACCAAGTCAACCAAGATGTCAAGAAAATAATTCAGTGAATCCAGCCAATTACAGGTAAACATCACTAACACATGTACATGTTCCTAACAGAACTGATGATAGACAAGGCAGAGACTTCTGTTTTATACTTTGTTGGGCCGAAACAAATGAAGGACTATTTGACTGTTCAGCACTTTCTTTTCCACAAAGAGTCAAGTACTTAATCTTATTCACATTGTCTACATGTGCCAAATCATACTGACAGCTTTGCAAATACCAACATCAGAGTAATTAAAGTAACAGAGGCCAATGAACTGCAAGACGGACACTGCCAGCCATAGACCCTTAGCAAGCTTTGGCATTGTTGAACCATGAATGTAGTCCGTTAAAACTTGGCCAACACCCctgcaaacaagaacaataactTGATTTGTATATCAATAGCCACATAAACTATTGGAATACATTCAATTAGGAGTATCTAATTTAAATCACAAAATAAAACACTGGGTGGATCACcaatacaactttatttaccctcggattttagattagcttggtgtagctaatatctcccagcatttaccctcccaactgtgatacaccacagaagacagaccactaCACCAGGAAATCCAAGCCTTTCTCTTTGCAAATAATGTGCACGTGGGTTCTTTTAGGTCCCACaggtttatgaacattgaagggttgtgagacacaCTCtatggtttatcgtccttatcagAGAAGACTAGAACAAGAGCCATTAATTTGAACTTATAAAATCCACTTTGCCTTTGAGAATCCCTCCTGGTTGTTAAACCTGTGAGCCACAATAGAAATGTTCTGATTTCATGCTGttacattttcttcaaaacctAATAGGTAATTGAAAAGTAACCAACTTACCAATGATTATGAATTGGTACAACAACAGCTAGTGCCCAATCCACTGCAGCAGATGGGTAAATGATTCCTGTAGGAATGAGGGTTACCAAGGCAACACTGAAATAACGTTCAAATTTCCAGTGGCTTGAGGGTTGAGACGGAGCTATTTCTGTTGAGTAAATTCAGGTTACCATCACATATCAATAAAATTATAGCACTTCTAAAGAAAGCAAGTTGGCTCTTAAAGGACTACATGACAATTTCTGCACATTCAAGCTTACCTAGTTCAGTCTTACGATTTGCCGAAGAATGAACCTTTTTCTTCAGCAACACTGAAACTAAAAAACAACAgtcaaacagagaaaaaaaaaaccaatgttttaGCATAAGGATGTTTGGCCATTTCATTTAATATCTacacccctccctccctccttccCTTTGTATTCAGAGATGACAGTCTACAAAGAGCATTTGCCTGAATCTGTTCTAAGGGGGTAAGCCAATGTGCATCTCTTGACCTCATGACTTTCTTGGAGGGATCTTGTGCCACATGGCTCTTTTTTGGTGGTATGCATAAAACTTGTTCTTTTTGTAAGGGGGTCATTGCGTTGCAATGTTACCTTCTTTCTCTCAAGGGGTAAATTGTTACGGTGTAAAGGCCCAAATTCGCTCAAAAGTCATTGcatactgtgactaaatttcaTGTAacaaaattcaaagcaaaaaacTTTTTGAAATACATTTGATTACAAAACAACGTTTCGATCAAGTCATTTTGACTTCATTTTCAAGGACGTCAGGACCAGGACATCACCTTTGTTAAGAGACATGTTCCTTGGATCCTCAGAAAAAGAGATGTTGTTGATTGATCATGTACTGAATTGAAAGGTTGCCAGCCAGGAATTTCAAACCCGAGCTTTGAAGCAGTTCTCTATTTTGAAGAAATGTCGGGGAAAGCTTGACTGTCTAATCTGCGAAATGCTTTTCATCCAGGATAGGAAGCGAAAGTTAAACACACAAACAGACTCAATTCGTGAAAGTATTTGTTTAGAACACTTAATCGCATGCACTAATTTGTTGGCTGACGTTATGAACACCACTTAGTTTAAACTTGAAACGACTATTACATTTATGAAAAAGAAGTCAAGATGACTTCATCATCATGACATCATGTAATATCACTGATTTTTGTAATCAAATGTAACACAAATTTACCCAAATAGCTGACCTGTTGTTTCCCGTGTGATTTCCCTGAGTGCATTCAGCCAATCAGACCACACACACATTTGGACAagcagtcatttgaaaacaaaaacaaacgactgCAATGACATTTGGGCAAATGTGGGCCTTTAATCCATCCATCAAGAGGTGTGgacttaaataataataacaattattgaatAGTCCCAACTGCAATCAAAGTTAGCATATCTACAGAGGAGAAGAGAAGGAGATCCCAGGAGGAAGACCAGTGGAAAGGCACAGTGCCGGCAAGATTTGGCTGACTTGGGTGCTGAGCAGAGCATGACGCTGGACTTGGCAAGATGCAGATGGATTGTTGCAAGTCCAACCCCAAAATATGGGAAACGATGGACCATAAACaaaacgatgatgatgatgatgctgacagaataccctgccacttatTGTCTGGTCATTTAAtaagaatagggagcttaagcacgcacgtttctgagacgcagacggcaaccggaagcgagctattttcacttttaacttgccctcacacaaccacattcacattgctgagtatcttttctccattagagataagtagcaaggctgttgcctaacaggagcccggtagcctggggctcccaaagaatggctctgggcgccttaatttttcacagcaacacctttcacttcatatgttgggctcctaagttctcagcgtttagctctgagggcccctttaaaatttttttaggcagcagccttgagtAGTATAAAAAGCTGGGAGACTACACGGTCCGGACACgctaaatgttctcttccggttacTGTctgtgtctcaaaaacgcgcatgcttagGCTCCCTAAtaagggcaaccctaaaacccggaatccggaattacaggtcattgttttaccaatacagagtgtaaaaactatcctaaacattcataaaaactaaccttaggcctaaaaacgtttgtttaggcctaattagacctaaggttagcttttatgaatgtttaggatagtttttaccctctgtattggtaaaataatgacctgtgattccggaatctggattccggattcctgggtTTAGGGTTGCCCCCCTAATAACGTTTGTTGTCTTCTGACTCGatcttaattaattattaatgagaACTTCGCTAAATGCAAACAATAGTGGTCCAAGGTGGCAAGGTTTCATCCAGTAACTAAGTTTTGTAATACTTGGCCGTACAAGATATGGTACAAAACAAAGATAACCAAAGTATTTGTAGGGAAAAACACAGATTGCGACTTTGAACTATGATGTAAGTGTTTGTATGGCATACCACTTTGAATTCTGGGAGCAAACGAAATTGTCCCGGGAATATTTGTAGAAGACGTAAACACAGGACGTCCAAGGGAGCTCGctgtaaaagagaaaaaaatgaaaaggcGAAATGATATTTGATGGACATATCAATACAACGTAATTTAAAGAAAGAGATTGTTACCTAAATGGCTAATTTTCCCAAGGAAAAGACGGGGTAGCAAAacagcagccattttgttttgacagCCGATCCAGTTTCCCATCAGTCGTGCAAGTTTTCATGCATCGGAGTACCATTGGCCTTATGGGTGAAAGATGTGCTTATTTTCATGAATCGTTACTTTATTAAAAAGAATTATAATCAAATAAAATTAAGGACAATTATTACGATTATCGTCTGTTTATAACTGTCTGTCTGCTGTTTTTCCAACAAAGTGAACATTATAAATTATTTGATTATTCGATCCCATGATGCAACGCGACAGTATTTACAGAATGGCGGCTCTGTTGAGGTAGGGGTTTGTTATGAGCGCAATATTTTCCCAGATTATTTGAAGTTCAATTAATAAAAGCTACGTTAAACTACACAGGAACTCTGCGAGGATTTCTTCAGTGCTCAATAAAAGATGTTTTCGACCATCGTGTTTGTTAATGCGCAGGTAACATGATTTGTGATGCAATGCACGTCGTCTCTATCTTTCTTtctaattgttgttgttttgttctttacACGGCAAGCACGACAATCACCACTACGGCGCTGGTTCGCAGTCAAGAAGACTTTTGGTCCAAAAATTCTCGTCTTAAAAGACCTATGTCCCCACATCTAACAATATACAAGTAAGAAGTTTAATTTGGGGGTTaagggttggggggggggggtggggggggaagGAAGGGCTTAGGGTAGTagtaagtgctacatggccaacgtttgcaaaaacgtaacccttccttgtacttgtacaagtTCCCAcaacctgctcccgtctgaccttgtagcttagtcggtagagcagcggtgatctaacccaagggtcgtgggttcaattcccaccctggtcagaatttttctctgtccttgtgtaggcccaattccattagtagggtgaacgctcacatggtctatatggatagaaacctagcacttcacattacactctaataatTAAGTCAATTTTATTCACACTGTTGAAGAGTAATTAGCAAAGTAAAGATATAAGAGGATTAAGAGAACAAAGATACATATgcacatagagcggttttcaattgagtgtcgaaagtaattagcgaattgctttggttttgcatttacttcactcagtgattggttgaaagttctcgcgccattttttcaataaatcagaagtgaaaccaaaaccaaaagttGCTTGCGTGAGCACATTTTCCCGGGCTTTGTGTCAGCTATGTGTGatttctttgagttttgattggtttactggattgtctccgtcgtttttgattggctaaagtaattactttggttttggttttacgacactggattgaaactcgctctaagtaAATAATAAGGAGCATGTGTACAGTGGCCAAGGGAGCAATagctttcgagttggccactgtcatgttaatttaaaataagAAGACCAAGATATTTACACTTTCATAGTGggcaagaaaattggggatattGATGGTATGAAtataaattaatgtaaatataAAATACAGAGTGCATATTACATACACTCACTTACACCTTGTAACCAAAGAAGTGCCAGAATGGAGGTAAATCTTATTACAACTGAATTTCTTTTGTCGTTCAGACCCCAACTAACTGCAATGCTGTCAATCACTCATCGCGGAACAGGAGTGGCAATGACAGCAGGTAATCACTGTTTAACTCAAATAACATTGTACATGCCCTTGCAAATGTTGAGAGAACATGTTCTAAAAGACTACCAGAGAAAATAATTCAGCTGTAGTTTCAATTGAAACTCAAGAGAGGCATTTTTACGGAAATTCTGCTACTGTTTGCAAATactctggccccagttgttcaaacgatggatagatAAGCGCTATCTgctgaataaatcactatctagtggataagtcatagcgaaaccatgTGCTATCCAAAGGATTATAAACATAGTAATTTACCttgtggatagcattatccaccttttgaacagctgtttttttgaagtactTATGCAACAGCTACACTGCAATAATTACTACCGGTATTTATCTCCAATTTACTCCTTTTAAATGGAAGTTAACTGGAGGCTTGTGCTTGTCATAAAACCTTGAAAGTTTGTGTATTCCAGCTTTCTCTATTTTGAAGACTTATTTGATGCCAGTGTGGACAATATGAAAGCAGGGGTCATCTAAGGCACTAAAAAGCATCCTTTTGTGTTCTCACTCATCACATCCTTTTCTTTGAATATGATGGAAGTGTTGGGTAACAAACACCAGACAGAGTATGTAAAAGTGTGGTTCCAAATTGTCACTTTTTAATTTGCAATCATTTATCATCAAAACCAAAGTATACTGTCAAACCATGTCCAAGAACATTATTAAGCTGGCTGCAGTACAAATCTTGACTTACATTAACTCTGATcctgttttttaattttagttacTGTATCTTTTGCCTTGGCTGCTCTTGTATTGCCAGGAAACTTTGAGCATTACTTGAGCATGGTTAAGGAACTGGGAATTCCAGCCTGGATCATTTTCAGTGGGAAGACAGTTCTGGCCTGGCCTCTGTCCTACCATGCATTCAATGGCATCAGACATTTGGTATGGACCAAGGAAACCAAATAATATGGCAAAATATTGGCCTGAGAAGCAACACACCCCAATAGTCTTGCAAACCCAAGGACTATTACTTGCTTCTTTTATCCTATGTTGCCAGGGGTTTTTTTGTCCAATTTTGTTCAACCttgaaattataataataatattacttgTTTCTTTATGCCTGGATTTTGCTTGTGGTAGCTATTTTGTGGGGAATTTAATCCATCTACTCAAGCAAGAAATACCACAAAGGCCACCATTTTACCAGGCGTGAGGGCTACAACCCCTACTTACTGCAAATTTGTATTGGGTTCTTTAACAGCCTACAAAGTTAACAACCATTGGATCATTGGGAGCTTTCCAAGGGTCATTAATTTTGTCCTGATATAAAATTAGAAAGTGTTAGTCAAGAAGAACTTCACATCAGTTATTTTCAGACCCTAGTGTTAATCTGGCTGGAATTTTAACCTGCAAGCTATTATTTCCCTACCGTAGTGCCCTGCGCCATTTGGCTAAGCAGGTGGTGAAGATTTGCAGGCTTTTGTTGAAAACTAGCAGGAGCAAGTGCATCCTTGAAAGAGTACTTGGATAGCTATTAAATTGTTGTCAATTTGTGTCCGGGTCTACATTTCTTGTTGTAAATCACGTGTATAACCAGCTTAGTTACAGTTGGTATCAGTGTTTTATCTGTCAGCATATTAGTATATGCACATTGAGTGCAAGTATGGTGACACAAACATTAAACAGTTTATATATCTGTTTCTGTTCCACAGGCTTGGGATCTTGGTTATGGTTTTGACATGGGTATCCTGTACAAGACTGGGTGGTTTGTGTTCTTCGGCTCCATGCTGACGGCAGCATCACTGGCATACTTTCTTTAAAGGATTCTTCATTTGTGACAATTATACATGGATTTTATGTCGTTTCAAATTACTTCATTTTTTCTTTATAAATACGCTTATTCTTGTAAAACCTTGTTAATAATTGCATGCATATGGAGAGAACAAAACCATTCAAAAGAAATGCCAAGAAGGATTATGAACAAAAATACTACTAAGTCCATAACTGCTAGAATATTGGATGTCCATTTCCTCTCACAAGATTTTTGTTGTGCATTGTCCATTATtcccttattttattttattttattttatattttttggcgTTTTGTTTGAAATTAACCATAATTATCTGTTTTGACCCTCATTGTGGCCTTGTCTTGTTGAGGGAGCTTCTCGATCAAGCCTGCATGTCCTAGCCATTTACATAGTGCTAAAGTTAAATACAAAAAATActcttttattaattttttgtctttctttcatTACTCAGGGGAGTAAATCCCatttcaaatttttgtgtaTCTAAATTTGTATTGGTATGGTATTGTAATAGTGTCTAGCAGTTGTCATGTAACTCTCCATTGAGCGTTGTGTAATGACACAGGGAGACGAAAAGGAACGAAAagtatttcattttttcaaccaaggGTCAGAACTTAAAAAGGAGATAACAAAGCCAATAAGACGGTAGGATTCATCAAATAAATCTTCACTCTTGCCCAGAAAGAATCAAGGCTCAGTAAAACTAAGAAAGTCGCTAGCAAACTATCGATGAGAACGGTTGTTGAAGCTCTCTCCATCCCATTTCCATTCAGCGCTTTTAAAATTTACTCTGGGGGCAAAAAGCCAGAGAAGAAAAAACACTTTGAGCTAAAATTTATTAACGAGCATCAGTAGATATCTGTTCTTAAGGGAGGTGGGCTACAATTTTCGAATATCCGAACTCAGACTTTCGCGGCAcgctaagggcgcgttcgattgacccaggggtttcgacagttttgtaaagtagcagacatatttctgaaagcaccggacgTGACATTTTTGGCGCTGTAAGGCGCCTTGCAAGCACCGAAGGCGCGAGATACTTTGGAGGGTTGGGGGCccccaggaaatttttaaaatagaacAGTCCGAAACGCTGTTTCtagtgtttctggaacccaagaatcagtttcgCAGGCAAGGCtttagcctccttcgcagccgttttaaGGCTCGTCGCTCCCCACAAACTTGTggggagggacgagcctaaaaacggctgcgaaggatgttttgtctttaaaaagtaagtaacgaaaattataataataaaaaatttcaaaaacccCGCCAAAAATGGTATAAAAGTACCGGATATGGAATGGGAAACCACCGGAGGAAACATCCGGCGTCCGGCCTCAAAccccggggggggtactcccttaaaGTCCGGATAGGTGTGTGCCGCGAAGGGTCTTAAACcctgaccctatttaaggaacaatccaacgaaaattgataccctatttaaggccCAAACCCGAAAAATGACACCCTATGCAAGGGAAGAACAAAAACTCAAAATAGCTAGAACAGGTCAACTTTATTGCCTTTCCGTAAGATACCTGGAAGTCAACATCAAGAATATTATGGTAGATTAAGCTACTTTAATGACATGCCATCATAAACATGGTGAAtcttttcaaaacgtttttgttccCTGCTACTACTTTGTTTTCGAactgaaacaaatgaaataatcATGGCATCTTTGTACAACTACAATCATCAACAACATTTGGTTTCACAACTTGAAAGCAAATGTTTGAGAGAAGAGATAACAGCAATTGAACTGGGTTTCGATGAATTGCGTTTTGTCGTATTTGCCGTGTTATGTTATAAAACAGAAACATGAAGTTTAATATGACCGATCGCGTTGACCGCTTCTTGTCTCGCtcgagtatttttttttatttttgatttaGAGATAGCCTGTTAcatacaaaaaacaaacaaaagccaTAGGCAGAACGACACCTTATTAAACGTGAGCATTTTACCAGGGTTATTTACAAATTCCTTTGAACTCCGCCTAAATTATTTACATTAAATTTGCTGTTCACAAGAGAGGACATGCACATGTTAGGAATCGTAAACAATAGCATTTCGTTTTCTGGTCGACCTCCTAGGTCCTCCCTCCGTTTGCTGCTCTGGCTGTACTTTCGTGACGAAATTACATTGAACCTTTGGACTTGAACTCTGTTTATTTTAACCTGGACAGCAACCCGCGGCAGGAGTTGACCAGATGACATTTTAAGTTCATTTTTTGTGCTACTGGATATTGAAATGTGGCAGCCGAGTGTGACAACaagaaaagaatataaaaattCGTATCGAGCACGTGTTGGTCTGTTTATGACAGAGTTTGTTATTTCAGGACAGAGCCACAAAGCCATATTAAATGGAGTCGCGTGCGAACACATACGGTCTCCGGCTTTGTTTCAGGCGGCCGGAAAGAGCCGCCATGAAACAAAAGCCGGAAAACTGTGTTCGCAGGCTaatgggggaggggagagaaacgTTGCGTGACGATCCAAACAACGACTAACCCCCACGCAAAAACACAATCTTTTTAAAATCGCTTTGGCAATACTTTAACTTTGACAGATCATTTGTTTTCCGCTTAACTGGGTGTTTACACCCTGCTATTTTTGCTGATACAAATTTAGGCACCCTATCTAAGGATCACACCGGGACACTATGCCAACATCGGCGAAaaggataccctatttaaggatcGAGAACCtccaaaaaccataccctattccgcggcacgtacctatatagcccatttaGGGGAATACCCCCCCcgggcctcaaacgaaaaccctgttgaccctattccggaaaaaggtggagtgatgatttaaaacggtatttCTGGCGTATgattaaaatagcattttagcaggtgtttgacaatttaacGTAAATCCGTAagaacgaaggatttctaacttctattcgatgtattcttattccggaattcAGTCAATCGAATGCACCTTAAGATTTTGAACATTCTTCTAAAGAGAATTTTCCGATATTTCGGAAAAGTAGTGAAGAGTCTGAAGAGTGCGTAGATATATCGAAACCACATTGAAGAAAGCTACA
Proteins encoded:
- the LOC137982090 gene encoding succinate dehydrogenase [ubiquinone] cytochrome b small subunit A, mitochondrial-like, which translates into the protein MGNWIGCQNKMAAVLLPRLFLGKISHLASSLGRPVFTSSTNIPGTISFAPRIQSVSVLLKKKVHSSANRKTELEIAPSQPSSHWKFERYFSVALVTLIPTGIIYPSAAVDWALAVVVPIHNHWGVGQVLTDYIHGSTMPKLAKGLWLAVSVLQFIGLCYFNYSDVGICKAVSMIWHM
- the LOC137982089 gene encoding succinate dehydrogenase cytochrome b560 subunit, mitochondrial-like, with the translated sequence MMQRDSIYRMAALLRNSARISSVLNKRCFRPSCLLMRSTTITTTALVRSQEDFWSKNSRLKRPMSPHLTIYKPQLTAMLSITHRGTGVAMTAVTVSFALAALVLPGNFEHYLSMVKELGIPAWIIFSGKTVLAWPLSYHAFNGIRHLAWDLGYGFDMGILYKTGWFVFFGSMLTAASLAYFL